The following proteins come from a genomic window of Streptomyces sp. GS7:
- a CDS encoding VOC family protein produces the protein MDITIHTSSLPHDDPDASLAFYRDVLGFEVRSDVGQGRMRWITVGPAGQPDTSILLAPPAADPGVTEDERRTIAEMMAKGTYGWILLATPDLDATFEKAQAGDAEVVQEPTEQPYGNRDCAFRDPAGNLVRIQELR, from the coding sequence ATGGACATCACCATTCACACGAGTTCCCTGCCGCACGACGATCCGGACGCGTCGCTCGCCTTCTACCGCGACGTCCTCGGCTTCGAGGTCCGCAGCGATGTCGGTCAGGGCAGGATGCGCTGGATCACGGTCGGTCCGGCCGGTCAGCCCGACACGTCGATCCTTCTGGCGCCGCCGGCCGCCGACCCTGGAGTCACCGAGGACGAGCGCCGCACCATCGCCGAGATGATGGCCAAGGGCACCTACGGCTGGATCCTGCTGGCCACCCCGGACCTCGACGCCACGTTCGAGAAGGCGCAGGCCGGTGACGCCGAGGTCGTCCAGGAGCCGACCGAGCAGCCGTACGGCAACCGTGACTGCGCCTTCCGCGACCCCGCGGGCAACCTGGTCCGCATCCAGGAGCTGCGCTGA
- the def gene encoding peptide deformylase, which produces MRHRTIPGSSGRVRPLRLLGDPALTGPCEDVTAFDGELAALVEDMYATMYAAEGVGLAANQIGVPLRVFVYDCPDDEERRHLGHLVNPRLVEADGPVVRGPEGCLSVPGIEAGTPRHDHAVVEGLTVTGEPVTVTGTGFFARCLQHECDHLEGGLYLDRLTGFRRRRALRAAARSPWAAGTVPA; this is translated from the coding sequence ATGCGCCACCGCACCATCCCCGGCAGTTCCGGCCGCGTCCGCCCCCTGCGCCTCCTCGGCGACCCCGCCCTCACCGGGCCCTGCGAGGACGTCACCGCCTTCGACGGCGAGCTGGCAGCGCTGGTCGAGGACATGTACGCGACAATGTACGCCGCCGAGGGGGTGGGACTGGCCGCCAACCAGATCGGCGTCCCGCTGCGGGTGTTCGTCTACGACTGCCCGGACGACGAGGAGCGCCGCCACCTGGGGCACCTCGTCAACCCCCGGCTCGTCGAGGCGGACGGCCCGGTCGTCCGCGGACCCGAGGGCTGCCTTTCGGTGCCCGGTATCGAGGCCGGCACACCGCGCCACGACCACGCCGTTGTGGAAGGGCTCACGGTCACCGGCGAGCCGGTGACCGTGACCGGCACCGGGTTCTTCGCCCGCTGCCTCCAGCACGAGTGCGACCACCTCGAAGGCGGCCTCTACCTGGACCGGCTCACCGGGTTCCGGCGCCGCCGGGCGCTGCGCGCGGCGGCGCGGTCCCCGTGGGCGGCGGGGACCGTCCCGGCATAG
- a CDS encoding MurT ligase domain-containing protein, producing the protein MAGNTEPLSPRAKLAVTAGKAAAAVSRAAGRGSGSVIGGRVALKLDPDLLASLARHLDVILVSATNGKTTTTRLIAEALRASGPVVSNALGANMPAGITSALAGGSDAKYGVIEVDEKYLAGVARDVTPKAIALLNLSRDQLDRAAETRMLAERWREGLTGSKALIIANADDPLIVWAASSSANVVWVAAGQEWKDDAWSCPSCGGVMQRPGDDWFCAECGFRRPTPSWALSGDHVLDPHGSAWPIKLQLPGRANKANATTSAAVAAAFGVPPQVALERMFTVQAVAGRYDVVGFMERELRLLLAKNPAGWLETFSLIDGPPTPVIMSVNARGADGTDTSWLWDVDYTRLAGHPIFVLGDRKLDLAVRLEVAGLDFQVCDSLDEAVRVAPPGRIEVIANYTAFQDLRRRVGN; encoded by the coding sequence ATGGCAGGCAACACGGAGCCGCTGTCGCCGCGGGCCAAGCTGGCCGTGACGGCCGGCAAGGCCGCGGCAGCGGTGTCGCGCGCGGCGGGCCGCGGCAGCGGATCGGTGATCGGCGGCCGGGTGGCACTCAAGCTCGACCCCGACCTGCTGGCCTCGTTGGCCAGGCATCTGGACGTGATCCTGGTGTCCGCCACCAACGGCAAGACCACCACGACGCGGCTGATCGCCGAGGCACTGCGGGCCAGCGGTCCGGTGGTCTCCAACGCGCTCGGCGCCAACATGCCGGCGGGGATCACCTCCGCCCTGGCGGGCGGCTCGGACGCCAAGTACGGCGTCATCGAGGTGGACGAGAAGTACCTCGCGGGAGTGGCACGGGATGTCACGCCGAAGGCCATAGCGCTGCTGAACCTCTCGCGGGACCAGCTCGACCGCGCCGCGGAGACCCGGATGCTGGCCGAGCGGTGGCGCGAGGGGCTGACCGGTTCCAAGGCCCTGATCATCGCCAACGCGGACGACCCGCTGATCGTCTGGGCGGCCTCGTCGTCCGCGAACGTGGTGTGGGTTGCGGCCGGGCAGGAGTGGAAGGACGACGCCTGGTCCTGCCCCTCGTGCGGCGGTGTGATGCAGCGGCCGGGCGACGACTGGTTCTGCGCCGAGTGCGGCTTCCGCCGCCCGACGCCCAGCTGGGCGCTCTCCGGCGACCACGTGCTCGACCCGCACGGCAGCGCCTGGCCGATCAAGCTCCAGCTGCCGGGCCGCGCCAACAAGGCGAACGCCACCACCTCCGCCGCCGTCGCCGCCGCCTTCGGCGTGCCGCCGCAGGTCGCGCTGGAGCGGATGTTCACCGTGCAGGCGGTGGCCGGCCGCTACGACGTGGTCGGCTTCATGGAGCGGGAGCTGCGGCTGCTGCTGGCGAAGAACCCGGCCGGCTGGCTGGAGACCTTCTCGCTGATCGACGGGCCGCCGACCCCGGTGATCATGTCCGTCAACGCGCGCGGCGCGGACGGCACGGACACCTCCTGGCTGTGGGACGTGGACTACACCCGGCTGGCCGGGCACCCGATCTTCGTGCTCGGTGACCGCAAGCTGGACCTGGCGGTGCGCCTGGAGGTCGCCGGGCTCGACTTCCAGGTGTGCGACAGCCTCGACGAGGCGGTACGGGTGGCGCCGCCCGGCCGTATCGAGGTCATCGCCAACTACACGGCCTTCCAGGACCTGCGCCGCCGTGTGGGCAACTAG
- a CDS encoding iron chaperone: protein MQHTKSSAENSGTAAEQYNGFTAEERAAMKEHAQELKKAAVRRGSRAEKEAAAERDVLAKIAEMPEADRVLAERIHAVVKAAAPGLTPKLWYGMPAYARDGKVVCHFQSAQKFTSRYATLGFSDQAALDDGAMWPTAYALKELTAADEQRISALVKKAMG, encoded by the coding sequence ATGCAGCACACGAAGTCGTCTGCCGAGAACTCCGGCACGGCCGCCGAGCAGTACAACGGATTCACCGCCGAGGAGCGGGCCGCGATGAAGGAGCACGCGCAGGAGCTGAAGAAGGCGGCGGTGCGGCGCGGTTCGCGGGCGGAGAAGGAGGCGGCGGCGGAGCGGGATGTGCTCGCGAAGATCGCCGAGATGCCGGAGGCGGACCGGGTCCTCGCCGAGCGGATCCACGCCGTCGTCAAGGCCGCCGCACCGGGCCTCACGCCCAAGCTCTGGTACGGGATGCCCGCCTACGCCAGAGACGGCAAGGTCGTCTGCCACTTCCAGAGTGCGCAGAAGTTCACGTCGAGGTACGCCACGCTCGGATTCAGCGACCAGGCGGCGCTCGACGACGGCGCCATGTGGCCGACCGCCTACGCTCTGAAGGAACTCACCGCAGCCGACGAACAGCGCATCAGCGCGCTCGTGAAGAAGGCGATGGGCTGA
- a CDS encoding TetR family transcriptional regulator translates to MDSEEHSDTTHSGTTHSGTAHGEAGQSDRQQTATERRRRELLEAAERIVLRDGPGASMNAIAAEAGITKPILYRHFGDKGGLYRALAVRHTDALLANLRTALDAPVLRRDRVEATLDAYLVAIEARPQVYRFLMHPADEDMPSESGFDVGRHSAPLLRRLGEELATVISERLDLGSDGAERARVWGHGIVGMMHAAGDWWLRERPCSREQLVRHLADLLWGQLATVRDLADGPGF, encoded by the coding sequence ATGGACAGCGAAGAGCACAGCGACACCACGCACAGCGGCACCACACACAGCGGCACCGCGCACGGCGAGGCCGGGCAGAGCGACCGGCAGCAGACCGCGACCGAGCGCAGACGGCGGGAACTCCTGGAGGCGGCCGAGCGCATCGTGCTGCGCGACGGCCCGGGGGCGTCGATGAACGCCATCGCCGCCGAGGCCGGTATCACCAAGCCGATCCTCTACCGGCACTTCGGCGACAAGGGCGGGCTCTACCGCGCCCTGGCCGTGCGGCACACCGACGCCCTGCTGGCCAACCTGCGCACCGCACTGGACGCCCCGGTCCTGCGCCGGGACCGGGTGGAGGCCACCCTCGACGCCTATCTGGTCGCCATCGAGGCCCGGCCGCAGGTCTACCGCTTCCTGATGCACCCGGCGGACGAGGACATGCCGTCGGAGTCCGGCTTCGACGTGGGACGGCACTCCGCCCCCCTGCTGCGCCGGCTCGGCGAGGAGCTGGCCACGGTGATCTCCGAACGGCTCGACCTGGGGTCGGACGGCGCGGAGCGGGCCCGGGTCTGGGGCCACGGCATCGTCGGCATGATGCACGCCGCCGGGGACTGGTGGCTGCGCGAACGCCCGTGCTCCCGCGAGCAGTTGGTGCGCCACCTGGCCGATCTGCTGTGGGGCCAGCTGGCCACCGTCCGGGACCTGGCGGACGGCCCCGGCTTCTGA
- a CDS encoding type 1 glutamine amidotransferase: MSDNSLRLVWIYPDLLSTYGDQGNALVVERRARQRGLDVQRVDVRSDQQIPTSGDIYLIGGGEDRPQRLAAERLIRDGGLDRAVSNGAIVFSVCAGYQILGHEFINDLGERQQGLGLLDVVSTRGEGERCVGDVLADIDPQLGLPPLTGFENHQGVTHLGQTARPFAKVRFGNGNGVGDGYEGAWNDTVFGTYMHGPVMARNPHIADLLIKLALDVNALPPADDTWYEALRQERIAAATAQTA; encoded by the coding sequence ATGAGTGACAACAGTCTGCGCCTGGTGTGGATCTACCCGGACCTGCTGAGCACCTACGGCGACCAGGGCAATGCGCTGGTGGTCGAGCGCCGGGCGCGCCAGCGCGGTCTGGACGTCCAGCGGGTGGACGTACGGTCCGACCAGCAGATCCCCACCTCCGGCGACATCTACCTGATCGGCGGCGGTGAGGACCGGCCGCAGCGGCTGGCGGCCGAACGGCTGATCCGCGACGGCGGCCTGGACCGCGCGGTCTCCAACGGCGCGATCGTCTTCTCGGTGTGCGCGGGCTACCAGATCCTGGGCCACGAGTTCATCAACGACCTCGGCGAGCGGCAGCAGGGCCTGGGGCTGCTGGACGTGGTGAGCACCCGCGGCGAGGGCGAACGGTGCGTCGGTGACGTACTGGCCGATATCGACCCGCAGTTGGGGCTGCCGCCGCTGACCGGCTTCGAGAACCACCAGGGCGTGACGCACCTGGGCCAGACCGCCCGGCCGTTCGCCAAGGTGCGCTTCGGCAACGGCAACGGGGTCGGCGACGGCTACGAGGGCGCGTGGAACGACACCGTCTTCGGTACGTACATGCACGGCCCGGTGATGGCCCGCAACCCGCATATCGCGGATCTGCTGATCAAGCTGGCGCTGGACGTCAACGCGCTGCCGCCGGCCGACGACACCTGGTACGAGGCGCTGCGCCAGGAGCGGATCGCGGCGGCGACGGCGCAGACCGCCTGA
- a CDS encoding glyoxalase — protein MAMAITTSTASTAHLASVTLEVADPEAAHRFSTALGVDMHIRLRASEAHSTGFRGFTLALTVSQPASVDSFLGAAVDAGATVLKPAAKSLWGYGGVVQAPDGTIWKVATSAKKDTGPATREIDEIVLLLGVEDMKASKQFYVGRGLTVARSFGGKYTEFASGEAGPVKLALYKRRGLAKDLGVPADGTGSHRVVLGSTAGSFTDPDGFAWEAATPLTPAPSTASAPS, from the coding sequence ATGGCCATGGCAATCACCACTTCCACCGCATCCACCGCGCACCTCGCATCCGTCACCCTTGAGGTGGCCGATCCCGAGGCCGCCCACCGCTTCTCCACCGCCCTCGGAGTGGACATGCACATACGCCTGCGGGCGTCCGAGGCGCACTCCACCGGATTCCGCGGCTTCACCCTGGCGCTCACGGTGTCCCAGCCGGCCTCCGTCGACAGCTTCCTCGGCGCCGCCGTGGACGCCGGCGCCACGGTGCTGAAGCCCGCCGCGAAGTCTCTGTGGGGCTACGGCGGAGTCGTCCAGGCGCCCGACGGGACGATCTGGAAGGTCGCGACCTCGGCGAAGAAGGACACCGGCCCGGCCACCCGCGAGATCGACGAGATCGTCCTCCTGCTCGGCGTCGAGGACATGAAGGCAAGCAAGCAGTTCTACGTCGGCCGGGGTTTGACGGTGGCCAGGAGCTTCGGCGGAAAGTACACCGAGTTCGCCTCCGGCGAGGCCGGCCCCGTCAAGCTGGCGCTGTACAAGCGCCGCGGCCTGGCCAAGGACCTCGGCGTCCCCGCCGACGGCACCGGCTCGCACCGCGTCGTCCTCGGCAGCACCGCCGGCTCCTTCACCGACCCGGACGGATTCGCCTGGGAGGCCGCCACCCCGCTCACCCCCGCGCCGTCCACGGCGTCCGCACCGTCCTGA
- a CDS encoding acyl-CoA dehydrogenase family protein, with product MAEFTMELNDEQKEVRDWIHGFAADVMRPAAAEWDEREETPWPVIQEAAKIGLYSLDFYAQQFFDPTGLGIPMAMEELFWGDAGIALSIVGTGLAAVGVLANGTEEQIGTWVPQMYGDPDDVKVAAFCSSEPDAGSDVASMRTRAVYDGAKDEWVLNGTKTWATNGGIAGVHVVVAVVDPELGSKGHASFIVPPNTPGLSQGQKFKKHGIRASHTAEVVLEDVRVPGHCLLGGKEKLDERLARARERARSGGERVKNAAMATFEASRPAVGAMAVGTARAAYEEALEYARTREQFGRPIIDNQGVAFQLADMRTQIDAARLLVWRASWMATTGKPFTSAEGSMSKLYASEVAKKVTAQAVQILGGNGFTREYPVERMHRDAAIYTIFEGTSEIQRLVISRTLSGMPIR from the coding sequence ATGGCCGAGTTCACCATGGAGCTCAACGACGAGCAGAAGGAAGTCCGTGACTGGATTCACGGCTTCGCCGCGGATGTCATGCGCCCCGCCGCCGCCGAATGGGACGAGCGCGAGGAGACTCCCTGGCCCGTCATCCAGGAAGCCGCCAAGATCGGGCTGTACTCCCTCGACTTCTACGCCCAGCAGTTCTTCGACCCCACCGGCCTCGGCATCCCCATGGCCATGGAGGAGCTGTTCTGGGGCGACGCCGGCATCGCGCTGTCCATCGTGGGCACCGGGCTCGCCGCCGTCGGCGTCCTGGCCAACGGCACCGAGGAGCAGATCGGCACCTGGGTCCCGCAGATGTACGGCGACCCCGATGACGTCAAGGTCGCCGCCTTCTGCTCCTCCGAACCGGACGCCGGCTCGGACGTCGCCTCGATGCGCACCCGGGCCGTCTACGACGGGGCCAAGGACGAGTGGGTGCTCAACGGCACCAAGACCTGGGCGACCAACGGCGGCATCGCCGGCGTCCACGTCGTGGTCGCCGTCGTCGACCCGGAGCTGGGCTCCAAGGGGCACGCCTCCTTCATCGTCCCGCCGAACACCCCGGGCCTCTCCCAGGGCCAGAAGTTCAAGAAGCACGGCATCCGCGCCTCGCACACCGCCGAGGTCGTCCTGGAGGACGTCCGGGTCCCCGGCCACTGCCTGCTCGGCGGCAAGGAGAAGCTCGACGAGCGGCTGGCCCGCGCCCGCGAGCGAGCCCGGAGCGGCGGCGAGCGCGTGAAGAACGCCGCGATGGCCACCTTCGAGGCTTCCCGCCCGGCCGTCGGCGCCATGGCCGTCGGCACCGCCCGCGCGGCGTACGAGGAGGCGCTGGAGTACGCCAGGACCCGCGAGCAGTTCGGCCGCCCGATCATCGACAACCAGGGCGTGGCCTTCCAGCTCGCCGACATGCGGACCCAGATCGACGCCGCCCGGCTGCTGGTCTGGCGCGCCTCGTGGATGGCGACCACCGGCAAGCCCTTCACCTCCGCCGAGGGTTCCATGTCCAAGCTCTACGCCAGCGAGGTCGCCAAGAAGGTCACCGCCCAGGCCGTCCAGATCCTCGGCGGCAACGGCTTCACCCGCGAATACCCGGTCGAGCGGATGCACCGCGACGCCGCCATCTACACGATCTTCGAAGGCACCAGTGAGATCCAGCGGCTGGTGATCTCCCGCACGCTGTCGGGAATGCCGATCCGCTGA
- a CDS encoding GNAT family N-acetyltransferase, whose amino-acid sequence MEIRPTTDKDLDVFVDTLHAAFGRFPETPAEGGGGVWWSALEMDRNLLAMAADGRPVGTAGAYSFELTLPGEILAPASGVSAVGVLPSHRRQGVLSAMMRHQLTELRARGEFLSVLLASEALIYGRFGYGPATYTQRLTVPRHQAAFAFPRARGTAGAVATGSDTGTVQLLPRAECGEILEEVYDRYRRAQPGALSRPHRWWALGAGQPPVSPAPRRVAVHRDADGAPNGYASYSVESGTLTVDETIATDDAVFTALARFVLGHDLVTQVVFKHVPPEHPLRWQLADLRAGQVSDGTDWLWVRLLDVPRALTARGWFTDGELVLDVDDPFLGEHGRYLLTVQDSKADCVPTDREPDLSLDVSDLGSVYLGGTAPSTLVRAGHIRAHRLGAATLADALFRAERSPHCLHWF is encoded by the coding sequence ATGGAGATCCGTCCGACGACCGACAAGGATCTCGACGTCTTCGTCGACACACTTCATGCCGCGTTCGGGCGCTTCCCGGAAACCCCGGCCGAGGGTGGCGGCGGGGTCTGGTGGTCGGCGCTCGAAATGGACCGCAACCTGCTCGCCATGGCGGCGGACGGGCGGCCGGTCGGCACCGCCGGTGCGTACTCCTTCGAGCTCACCCTGCCCGGTGAGATCCTCGCCCCGGCCTCCGGGGTGAGCGCCGTCGGTGTCCTGCCCTCGCACCGACGCCAGGGCGTGCTCAGCGCGATGATGCGGCATCAGCTCACCGAACTCCGGGCCCGAGGGGAGTTCCTCTCCGTACTGCTGGCCTCCGAGGCCCTGATCTACGGCAGGTTCGGCTACGGACCGGCGACCTACACACAGCGGCTGACGGTGCCACGCCACCAGGCCGCCTTCGCCTTCCCCCGGGCGCGCGGAACGGCCGGCGCCGTGGCGACCGGTTCGGACACCGGCACGGTCCAGCTGCTACCGCGTGCCGAGTGCGGCGAGATCCTGGAAGAGGTCTACGACCGGTACCGCCGCGCACAGCCCGGCGCGTTGTCCCGGCCGCACCGCTGGTGGGCCTTGGGCGCGGGGCAGCCCCCGGTCTCTCCGGCGCCGCGCCGCGTCGCCGTACACCGTGACGCCGACGGAGCCCCGAACGGGTACGCCAGCTACTCGGTCGAGTCCGGCACCCTGACGGTCGACGAGACCATCGCCACCGACGACGCCGTCTTCACGGCCCTGGCCCGGTTCGTGCTCGGACACGACCTCGTCACCCAGGTCGTGTTCAAGCACGTCCCGCCCGAGCACCCGCTGCGCTGGCAGCTCGCGGACCTCCGCGCCGGCCAGGTGAGCGACGGCACCGACTGGCTCTGGGTGCGGCTGCTGGACGTCCCACGCGCGCTGACCGCGCGCGGCTGGTTCACGGACGGCGAACTCGTCCTCGACGTCGACGACCCGTTCCTCGGCGAACACGGCCGCTACCTGCTGACCGTCCAGGACAGCAAGGCCGACTGCGTCCCGACGGACCGGGAGCCCGACCTGTCCCTGGACGTGAGCGACCTGGGCTCGGTCTACCTCGGCGGCACCGCCCCGAGCACGCTCGTGCGTGCCGGACACATCCGGGCCCACCGCCTGGGCGCTGCCACCCTCGCCGACGCCCTCTTCCGCGCCGAGCGCTCCCCGCACTGCCTGCACTGGTTCTGA
- a CDS encoding helix-turn-helix transcriptional regulator, with protein MCQPEWRRARVEAQRLTDLARLRRVRDRIDREYAQPLNVEALARGVNMSAGHLSRQFRAAYGESPYAYLMTRRIERATALLRRGDLSVTEVCFAVGCASLGTFTTRFTELVGMSPGAFRRRAADGAHGAHGAADRADAAGAAGDAGPAVTVEGMPACVAKQVTRPVRNREAPAAERPLA; from the coding sequence ATGTGCCAGCCCGAGTGGCGCCGTGCACGCGTCGAGGCGCAGCGCCTGACCGATCTCGCGCGGCTGCGCCGCGTCCGCGACCGGATCGACAGGGAGTACGCACAGCCGCTGAACGTGGAGGCACTCGCCCGCGGCGTGAACATGTCCGCCGGGCACCTCAGTCGGCAGTTCCGGGCCGCCTACGGCGAGTCGCCGTACGCGTACCTGATGACGCGTCGCATCGAGCGCGCGACGGCGCTGCTGCGGCGGGGCGATCTCAGCGTCACCGAGGTCTGCTTCGCGGTCGGCTGCGCGTCCCTGGGCACGTTCACCACCCGCTTCACCGAGCTGGTCGGCATGTCGCCCGGGGCCTTCCGGCGCCGCGCGGCGGATGGGGCGCATGGGGCGCATGGGGCGGCCGACCGTGCCGATGCCGCAGGTGCGGCCGGTGATGCGGGGCCTGCGGTCACGGTGGAGGGGATGCCGGCGTGTGTGGCGAAGCAGGTGACCAGACCGGTCAGGAATCGAGAAGCCCCGGCCGCCGAGCGGCCCCTAGCGTGA